A genomic segment from Vicia villosa cultivar HV-30 ecotype Madison, WI unplaced genomic scaffold, Vvil1.0 ctg.000470F_1_1, whole genome shotgun sequence encodes:
- the LOC131628660 gene encoding uncharacterized protein LOC131628660, protein MCVASSTSNINGEHPLNANNKGYQTDTLGLYFMHPNENLALVLVSPLLLTNNYHSLSKSMTMVIRSKNKLHFINDSVPPRALDEDHNSIRAYKDGDQVIRILKGLNDQYSAVRSQIMLMEPLPTICKVYSLLVQQDRQVILPLDESKVLVFPNLKQPQKNTSKPSGNSRGIGIKGGRSFGGRGRGSRADVPDKTDASQNDFNEDNEQVQGNLEFTIHQHKALLAILRAPNINHLTTQIENGSSIISTIPNYPRPQNLILDTGAIDHLISIPKLTKQLKCQLVFNDNDYMIHDTHSNKIIDTTRLNGGLYILDSPSVTLYRTPFAHSINTLHDHYLDTTHNCNLWHLRLDHPSIP, encoded by the exons ATGTGTGTTGCAAGCTCTACAAGCAACATCAATGGCGAACATCCATTAAATGCCAATAACAAAGGTTATCAAACCGATACCCTCGGTCTTTATTTCATGCACCCCAATGAAAATCTAGCATTGGTTCTTGTTTCTCCTTTGCTTTTGACCAACAATTATCATTCTTTATCAAAATCCATGACAATGGTTATAAGATCCAAGAATAAGCTTCACTTCATCAATGACAGCGTGCCTCCTCGAGCACTAGATGAAGACCATAACTCT ATCCGTGCTTACAAAGATGGTGATCAAGTTATTAGAATCCTTAAAGGTTTGAATGATCAATATTCAGCTGTGAGATCTCAGATCATGTTGATGGAACCCCTTCCAACCATCTGCAAAGTTTACTCTCTTCTTGTTCAACAAGACAGACAAGTTATTTTACCTCTTGATGAATCAAAGGTATTAGTCTTTCCTAATCTCAAGCAACCTCAAAAGAATACATCCAAACCCAGTGGAAATTCTCGTGGAATAGGCATTAAAGGTGGTAGATCATTTGGAGGAAGAGGTCGAGGTTCCCGA GCAGATGTTCCTGACAAAACAGATGCATCTCAAAATGATTTCAATGAAGATAATGAGCAAGTTCAAGGCAATTTGGAATTCACAATTCACCAACATAAAGCATTATTGGCCATTCTTCGGGCTCCCAACATCAACCATTTGACAACTCAAATTGAAAATGGCTCAAGTATCATATCCACTATTCCTAACTATCCTAGACCTCAGAATCTTATCCTTGATACTGGTGCAATAGATCAT CTCATTTCAATTCCTAAGCTAACCAAACAATTGAAATGTCAATTGGTGTTTAATGATAATGATTATATGATACATGATACTCACTCCAACAAGATTATTGATACAACTAGATTGAATGGTGGATTGTATATCTTAGACTCTCCTTCAGTTACCTTGTATCGTACCCCATTTGCTCATTCCATCAATACCTTACATGATCATTATTTAGACACAACTCATAATTGTAATCTTTGGCACTTAAGACTTGACCACCCATCAATACCTTAG
- the LOC131628661 gene encoding uncharacterized protein LOC131628661, which yields MAQELIRGYGRNHISPRCMVQIDIQKAYDPIEWHTLFKILHELGFPSMFVDWIFACVTTVSYRYSINGSPSRLLKAKRGLRQGDPISLLLFVWLMEYLHRLLLTLAKIPNFKFHPRCDKLHITNLCFADDLLIFTKGELISVQLMMEKIREFSASTRLIASHPKSKIYFGVVREDTQELIQQEMGFAIGTLPFKYLGVPLASRKLTIHMCQPLIEKMTGRLNHRCTRLLSYACRIQLVRSVLFSIANYWMKVFPLPKKVIHHVEAICRSFIWTRKENISKKALVSWESMCDLVSAGGRNMTDLTLWNKDTIGKMLWNLCAKADKLRIGWIHMHYIKGRDCTNFIPPQQSSWMLKCMFKYGIEIRRIEAWGEANMQQKYITRRIYKGLQGTKPTVPWRRVFFGNGARPRAIFILWLVFRNKLMTKDRLFKIGIQTDGKYTYCGDYERCQHLFFDCRYTKNIWMQVLHWLKMDHTPQKWDLELDWLCKTVNRKNSQNKVLQIAIAEMTYAVWIVRN from the coding sequence ATGGCTCAGGAGCTGATTAGAGGTTATGGAAGGAATCACATATCTCCTAGGTGTATGGTGCAAATTGATATCCAAAAGGCCTATGACCCTATTGAGTGGCATACTTTGTTTAAAATCTTACATGAGTTAGGATTCCCTAGTATGTTTGTAGACTGGATTTTTGCTTGTGTCACCACTGTTTCCTACAGGTATTCCATCAATGGGAGCCCATCTAGATTGCTCAAAGCCAAGAGAGGCTTAAGACAGGGGGATCCCATATCCCTTCTCCTTTTTGTTTGGCTCATGGAATATTTGCACAGGCTGCTCTTGACCTTAGCAAAAATACCAAACTTCAAGTTCCATCCAAGATGTGATAAGTTGCATATAACAAACTTATGTTTTGCAGATGATCTTCTTATCTTCACCAAGGGGGAGCTTATTTCTGTTCAACTCATGATGGAAAAAATCAGAGAGTTCTCTGCCAGCACAAGGCTTATTGCTAGTCATCCTAAAAGTAAGATTTATTTTGGAGTAGTGAGGGAAGATACTCAAGAGCTAATTCAGCAGGAAATGGGGTTTGCTATTGGTACCTTGCCTTTCAAATACTTAGGTGTTCCCTTGGCTAGTAGAAAGTTGACTATTCATATGTGTCAACCTTTGATTGAGAAAATGACTGGCAGACTTAATCACCGGTGCACCAGGCTTCTTTCTTATGCATGTAGAATTCAATTGGTTAGGAGTGTCCTCTTCTCCATAGCTAATTATTGGATGAAGGTGTTCCCTCTTCCAAAGAAGGTTATTCATCATGTTGAAGCAATCTGTAGAAGCTTCATCTGGACAAGAAAAGAGAACATTTCAAAGAAGGCTCTGGTTTCTTGGGAGAGCATGTGTGATCTAGTTTCTGCTGGAGGAAGAAACATGACTGATTTGACATTATGGAATAAAGATACAATAGGAAAAATGCTGTGGAATCTATGTGCCAAGGCTGACAAGCTGCGGATTGGATGGATTCACATGCACTATATTAAAGGAAGGGACTGCACCAATTTTATTCCTCCCCAACAGAGCTCATGGATGTTAAAGTGTATGTTCAAGTATGGAATAGAGATAAGGAGGATAGAGGCTTGGGGAGAAGCTAACATGCAGCAAAAGTACATAACTAGGAGGATATATAAGGGCCTGCAGGGTACAAAGCCTACTGTACCTTGGAGAAGAGTCTTCTTTGGAAATGGAGCTAGACCAAGGGCTATCTTCATCCTATGGCTTGTTTTCAGAAACAAATTGATGACCAAGGATAGATTGTTTAAAATTGGAATCCAAACAGATGGCAAGTATACATACTGTGGGGACTATGAGAGATGTCAACATTTGTTTTTTGATTGTAGATATACAAAGAACATATGGATGCAGGTACTACATTGGCTAAAGATGGATCATACCCCTCAGAAGTGGGACTTGGAGTTGGATTGGCTGTGTAAAACTGTTAACAGAAAGAATAGTCAAAATAAAGTTCTACAAATTGCAATTGCTGAAATGACATATGCTGTGTGGATTGTGAGGAATTAG